The Pseudanabaena galeata CCNP1313 genome includes a region encoding these proteins:
- a CDS encoding DUF3593 domain-containing protein codes for MPKEALFGLSLFPYLAFLWFATKSKQFPKLGLWGFYGTLVFVAITIPAGIYAQTQYNEALANVDWLHGSAESFLTMTNILLVLGFKNALKPKD; via the coding sequence ATGCCCAAAGAAGCCTTATTTGGATTGTCTCTTTTCCCCTATCTTGCTTTTCTCTGGTTTGCTACTAAATCAAAGCAATTTCCTAAACTGGGACTTTGGGGATTTTATGGCACGTTAGTTTTTGTGGCGATTACGATTCCCGCAGGGATTTATGCTCAGACACAATATAACGAAGCCTTAGCTAATGTTGATTGGTTACATGGAAGTGCAGAGTCGTTTTTAACAATGACCAATATTTTGCTGGTTTTAGGCTTTAAAAATGCGCTTAAACCTAAAGATTAG
- a CDS encoding TIGR04255 family protein produces MVTFNPFTAPPPEEVPLKDAPLIRVIAQVRFPPILSIEKRDFVGAFQESIRDNYPILQPEQTKGFAFDDQGVVPIIPQLTWRFVDVVDNWNWRVSLAPSFVALETTAYLSRYDFLKRLQSVLIALNENFKPASIDRFGLRYIDRVVGQNLQDISLLVKPQIAGMISTDFREYIYQTINESLLISPDSGEQIVARWGSLPSGVTFDPSAIAPIAEPSWILDLDMSLSKNRGFNIESLILEGQNFSERIYTFFRWAVNNDFLRRFGGEL; encoded by the coding sequence GTGGTTACCTTTAATCCATTTACTGCACCACCACCTGAAGAAGTGCCATTAAAGGATGCACCTCTTATTCGAGTAATTGCACAGGTGAGATTTCCACCTATTCTCTCTATAGAGAAGAGAGATTTTGTTGGGGCATTTCAAGAGTCAATTCGCGATAACTACCCCATTCTACAACCAGAACAAACTAAAGGATTTGCTTTTGATGACCAAGGCGTTGTTCCAATCATTCCTCAATTAACTTGGCGTTTTGTAGACGTAGTAGATAACTGGAATTGGAGAGTTTCGCTTGCACCTAGTTTTGTCGCACTTGAAACAACTGCTTATTTAAGTCGCTATGATTTTTTAAAGCGTCTACAAAGTGTACTTATTGCTCTTAATGAAAATTTTAAGCCCGCAAGTATTGATCGATTTGGGTTGCGATATATCGATAGAGTTGTTGGTCAAAATTTGCAAGATATATCCTTACTTGTAAAGCCTCAGATAGCTGGAATGATATCTACTGATTTTAGAGAGTACATCTATCAAACTATCAATGAATCTTTGTTAATTAGTCCAGATAGCGGTGAACAAATTGTTGCAAGATGGGGATCTTTACCTAGTGGAGTGACTTTTGATCCTAGTGCAATTGCCCCCATTGCTGAACCCAGCTGGATTCTTGATTTGGATATGTCACTTTCAAAAAATCGAGGGTTTAATATTGAATCTTTGATACTTGAAGGACAGAATTTCTCTGAAAGAATTTATACTTTTTTCCGATGGGCAGTAAATAATGATTTTTTGAGGCGTTTTGGAGGTGAATTATGA